GGCGCTCATTGGCGCGCGGCCGGATCGAACCGCTGCGAAAAGTTGCGAGAGCGACGCAATAACGCTTGCGAGCGTTTCGCATTAGCCGTAGCATGCATCCAACAAAGCGAGGGTGCTCATGGTCGTCTGCGTCTGCAATGCCATCCGCGAACGCGAAGTACGCGCCGCTGCACGCAACGGTGCGATGAGCGCCTGCCAGGCGTATCGCACACTCGGCTGCCAGGCCAAATGCGGCCAGTGCGTCCCGTTCGCGCGAGCCATTATCGACGCCGAACGCGCTGCTGCGTAGCGTTCGCAGCGGCTGAAACCCGCGGAAAACCGCCGATTTTTCCCTGTTCGTTTGGCGCTCGCCGCGCTATGACCGTGCCTTAATTCCAAAAAGGCTGCGACCATGAAGGGCGACCCCCAAGTCATCGAATATCTGAACACGGCGCTCAAGAACGAGCTGACCGCGATCAACCAATATTGGCTGCATTATCGCCTGCTCGACCATTGGGGCGTCCACAAGCTCGCCAAGTTCGAGCGCCAGGAATCGATCGAAGAGATGGAGCATGCCGATTGGCTTGCCGAACGCATCCTCTTCCTCGACGGCCTGCCCAATTTCCAGCTGCTCGGCCGCCTGCGCATCGGTGAAACCGTCGAGGAAGTCCTCAAGGGCGATCTCGCGCTCGAGGAAGAAGCGATCCCGCTGCTGCGCGACGCGATCGAGCATTGCGAGAAGGTCCGCGACTATGTCAGCCGCGACCTGTTCCGCCGCATCCTCGACAGCGAGGAGAGCCATCTCGACACGCTCGAACGCCAGTTCGACATGATCGAGCGGATGGGGCTGCAAAACTATGTCCAGCTGAACTCGCAGGCCGAGGCCGACGCCGACAAGAAGGACTGATCGTCGCGATCCGCCGTTCGCGCGGCCTGCGCGAATGGCGGACGGCGCCCCCGGCTAGACCGCGCGGCGCCCGAAGACCGCCGACTTGCGCGCCACCAGCGGATTTGCCTCCGTTTCGAGCAGCGCCAGCGTCGCCTCGAAGAGGGGCCGCAACCGCACCACATGCGCCAGCGCCTCATCGGGTGAATCATGCGTCTCCACGCAATCGCGCGCGATCATCTCGATCGCTTCGGCAAGCTCGGCGAGCTGATCGGCACCGAACTGCGCGGCTTCGCCCTTGAGCGTGTGCGCCGGGATCACCATCGCCGCCGCGATCCCGCCGCGCATCGCGGCTTCGATGCGGTCGAGCGACTTGATCCCGTCCT
The genomic region above belongs to Sphingomonas qomolangmaensis and contains:
- a CDS encoding Hpt domain-containing protein — its product is MILGADTGSLVNMATLSQARAELGANFVRILGYFREDGIKSLDRIEAAMRGGIAAAMVIPAHTLKGEAAQFGADQLAELAEAIEMIARDCVETHDSPDEALAHVVRLRPLFEATLALLETEANPLVARKSAVFGRRAV
- a CDS encoding (2Fe-2S)-binding protein — encoded protein: MVVCVCNAIREREVRAAARNGAMSACQAYRTLGCQAKCGQCVPFARAIIDAERAAA
- the bfr gene encoding bacterioferritin, which gives rise to MKGDPQVIEYLNTALKNELTAINQYWLHYRLLDHWGVHKLAKFERQESIEEMEHADWLAERILFLDGLPNFQLLGRLRIGETVEEVLKGDLALEEEAIPLLRDAIEHCEKVRDYVSRDLFRRILDSEESHLDTLERQFDMIERMGLQNYVQLNSQAEADADKKD